From Watersipora subatra chromosome 8, tzWatSuba1.1, whole genome shotgun sequence, a single genomic window includes:
- the LOC137402793 gene encoding ankyrin-2-like — protein sequence MARSREGSPSAGDYLARVLKSYVEVSGKTHLTVTQLDGYLRKVDREEVFVILMSLFNKRVRFLHVALKRNDTDLATCLMSHTLADHLAEVLKSCDEEGETILHLASILGYTRLIKQSLDTISKENRDNLLMIRNSLGKTALHCASRYGHTDIVKGILDSLSSENKDKLLLHLTKTNWTALHYASTNGHTDIVKCILDSISSENKDRLLLQQTDINWSALHSASRYGHTDIVKYILDSISSDSMDMLLLQQDDSNWTALHCSSTNGHTHIVKCILNSISSESKDELLLQLTEANWSALHYASRYGHTDIVKCILDSISSENKDKLLLQLTDANWSALHRASRHGHTDTVKCILGYVSSESKDRLLLQQAGSNWTALHSASRYGHTDIVKCVLDSISPESKDRMLLQQDDTKWTALHSASTNGHTDIVKCILDSISSENKDKLLLHLTETNWTALHRASRYGHTDIVKCILDSISSNNMDRLLLQITKTNWSALHSASKYGHTEIVKCILGSISSENSDRLIFQQTDTNRTALHYASRNGHTDIVKCILDSISSESKDKLLLQQNNTNMTALHYASSKGHTDIVKCVLDSVSLESKDRMLLQQNDENCTALHCASIHGHTDILKFILDSISPEIKDALKMMLDNKGNTAMQYAAREEYSETSTNSLNATAMAPNDNLAFSVTHKAYTPASEPLSSVLQIQPIPLPGTPNGRSAFTPVKASRASQPTFENSTFSPTTFDFHRGSPHSATNDALLTLLQEPANDYQSSFQIPSSLQTHNLEENLDNPFVSHASLETAYSEFLFSNSKTPDLSMVSSESPLSLGQNLPPSLRSLILDENEPSQVSSTYTGSPYVPNTLMHSSTSTSNSNLFTNPSERKRPWSTNYSITNNMSQVEPAYAEATSTVTVEERENPIDLSHGPTPAQVFKYEGQIVGEVIKLIYNSKRLVFPFSLDSTVGEFTNTVQRETGSICKLHTTDGYECTNGMLLKVLPLPFIISIGNSQTTITSRPATSSARTPVVEDEQEKKPAKFGRVSTTAQVIQLFTFVHERVIEGKTINAALKLTGKDRQTIERFKNIYYLHLTNATKLNELKEESESFARPKPLRWLNEKAGESVDWDFLKEMAVNDKATLFGAIKK from the exons ATGGCGAGAAGTAGGGAGGGCTCTCCGTCAGCTGGTGATTATCTTGCTAGAGTTTTAAAGTCTTATGTTGAGGTCTCAGGAAAGACTCATCTCACAGTGACACAATTAGATGGATACTTACGAAAAGTGGACAGAGAGGAAGTCTTTGTAATATTGATGTCTCTATTTAACAAAAGGGTGAGATTCCTTCATGTTGCTTTAAAAAGGAATGATACAGACTTAGCAACATGTTTAATGAGTCATACTTTAGCTGATCACCTGGCTGAAGTTCTCAAAAGTTGCGATGAGGAAGGTGAAACAATATTACACTTGGCTAGTATTTTAGGATACACACGACTAATAAAACAATCTCTAGACACCATATCAAAAGAAAATAGGGATAATCTGCTTATGATACGAAATAGTTTGGGAAAAACAGCATTACACTGCGCTAGCAGAtatggacatacagacatagtAAAGGGTATACTAGACTCCTTATCATCAGAGAATAAGGATAAACTGCTTTTACATCTGACTAAAACCAACTGGACAGCATTACACTATGCTAGCACTaatggacatacagacatagtGAAGTGTATATTAGACTCCATATCATCAGAGAATAAAGATAGACTGCTTTTACAACAGACTGATATCAACTGGTCAGCATTACACAGTGCTAGCAGATATGGTCATACAGACATAGTGAAGTATATACTAGACTCGATATCATCTGATAGTATGGATATGCTGCTTTTACAACAAGATGATTCCAACTGGACAGCATTGCACTGTTCTAGCACTAATGGACATACACACATAGTGAAATGCATACTAAACTCCATATCATCAGAGAGTAAGGATGAACTGCTTTTACAACTGACTGAAGCCAATTGGTCAGCATTACACTATGCTAGCAGATATGGTCATACAGACATTGTGAAGTGTATACTAGACTCCATATCATCTGAGAATAAAGATAAGCTGCTTTTACAACTGACTGATGCCAACTGGTCAGCATTACACCGCGCTAGCAGACATGGACATACTGACACAGTTAAGTGTATACTAGGCTACGTATCATCAGAGAGCAAGGATAGATTGCTTTTACAGCAAGCTGGTTCTAACTGGACAGCATTACACAGTGCTAGCAGATATGGTCATACAGACATAGTCAAGTGTGTACTAGACTCCATATCACCAGAGAGTAAGGATAGGATGCTTTTACAGCAAGATGATACCAAATGGACAGCATTACACAGTGCTAGCACTAATGGTCATACAGACATAGTGAAGTGTATACTAGACTCCATATCATCAGAGAATAAGGATAAACTGCTTTTACATCTGACTGAAACCAACTGGACAGCATTACATCGTGCTAGCAGATATGGTCATACAGACATAGTGAAGTGTATACTTGACTCCATATCATCAAATAATATGGATAGACTGCTTTTGCAAATTACTAAAACCAACTGGTCAGCATTACACAGTGCTAGCAAATATGGACATACAGAAATAGTAAAATGTATACTAGGCTCCATATCATCAGAGAATTCGGATAGGCTGATTTTCCAACAGACTGATACCAACCGTACAGCATTGCACTATGCTAGCAGAAATGGCCATACAGACATAGTGAAGTGTATACTAGACTCCATATCATCAGAGAGCAAGGATAAGCTgcttttacaacaaaataatacCAACATGACAGCATTACACTATGCTAGCAGTAAGGGACATACAGACATAGTAAAGTGTGTGCTAGACTCCGTATCATTAGAGAGTAAGGATAGGATGCTTTTACAACAAAATGATGAAAACTGCACAGCATTACACTGTGCAAGTATACATGGCCATACAGACATACTGAAATTTATACTAGACTCCATATCACCAGAAATAAAAGATGCTCTGAAAATGATGCTAGATAATAAAGGAAACACAGCGATGCAATATGCTGCAAGAGAAGAGTATTCTGAAACATCCACCAATTCTCTAAATGCCACGGCAATGGCACCCAATGATAACCTTGCCTTCTCGGTCACACACAAGGCATACACACCTGCTTCAGAACCTCTTAGTTCTGTCCTACAAATACAACCAATACCTCTCCCAGGCACACCCAATGGGAGATCAGCTTTCACTCCCGTAAAAGCATCTAGAGCAAGTCAACCTACTTTCGAAAATTCCACTTTTTCTCCAACTACATTTGATTTTCACAGAGGGTCACCACACTCTGCAACGAATGATGCACTCCTTACCCTTTTACAGGAACCTGCCAATGACTATCAATCAAGTTTTCAAATTCCTTCTTCCCTTCAAACTCATAACTTGGAAGAAAACCTTGACAATCCTTTTGTATCCCATGCCAGCTTAGAAACAGCCTATTCAGAATTCCTTTTCAGCAACTCTAAAACACCAGATTTATCGATGGTAAGTTCAGAGAGTCCTCTAAGTTTGGGGCAGAATCTGCCTCCGTCTCTAAGGTCACTGATACTAGATGAAAATGAGCCCTCTCAAGTTTCATCAACATATACAGGTTCACCTTATGTTCCAAATACTCTAATGCATTCATCAACTTCAACATCAAACTCGAATCTATTTACCAATCCCTCTGAGAGGAAAAGGCCTTGGTCCACAAACTATTCCATCACTAATAATATGTCTCAAGTAGAACCAGCATATGCTGAAGCAACATCAACTGTCACTGTTGAGGAAAGAGAGAATCCAATTGACTTATCTCATGGACCGACACCTGCACAAGTGTTTAAATATGAAG GGCAAATTGTCGGAGAAGTTATCAAACTCATCTACAACTCCAAGCGTCTTGTGTTTCCGTTCTCACTTGATAGCACAGTTGGAGAATTTACCAACACGGTGCAACGAGAAACTGGGAGCATCTGTAAACTCCATACCACCG ATGGATACGAATGCACGAATGGGATGCTACTAAAAGTTCTTCCTTTACCATTCATCATTTCTATTGGTAACTCCCAGACAACTATCACATCAC GGCCTGCTACATCCAGTGCTAGGACTCCCGTTGTTGAAGATGAACAAGAAAAAAAGCCAGCCAAGTTTGGAAGAG TGAGCACGACTGCACAGGTCATTCAGTTGTTTACCTTTGTCCATGAACGCGTCATCGAAGGTAAAACTATCAATGCTGCCCTCAAACTCACTGGTAAAGACAGACAGACTATTGAACgatttaaaaacatatattatcTACATTTGACCAACGCAACAAAGTTGAATGAG CTAAAGGAGGAATCGGAGAGTTTTGCCAGACCAAAGCCTCTGCGATGGCTGAATGAAAAGGCAGGTGAGAGTGTTGATTGGGATTTCCTTAAAGAAATGGCAGTCAATGACAAAGCTACTTTATTTGGAGCTATTAAAAAGTGA